Proteins from a single region of Streptomyces vinaceus:
- a CDS encoding hydroxyacid dehydrogenase: protein MTHRLVPSGAGPRRRPATVLAMSPGTRAAVLSGRMLPELVRVADVDTDLLLTGFEHEEPELGRRLADAEVLLTGWGCPPLDAPALERMPRLRAVVHAAGSVKHHVTEACWERGLLVSSAAAANAVPVAEYTLAAILFANKRVLESAHAYRAARGPIDLLRRYPAVGNYRRTVGIVGASLIGRRVMELLRPFDLRVLVHDPYADPGELAALGGETCALDELLRRSDVVSLHAPALPQTHHLLDASRLALMPDGATLVNTARGSLVDTAALTEELVAGRLHAVLDHTEPEVLPAGSPLYNLPNVLLTPHVAGSLGGELDRLAATAVEELERYALGLDFRYAVDRGRLAYSA, encoded by the coding sequence GTGACCCACCGCCTCGTCCCCTCCGGGGCCGGCCCCCGCCGCCGGCCCGCCACCGTGCTCGCCATGAGCCCCGGCACCCGGGCCGCCGTCCTCAGCGGCCGCATGCTGCCCGAGCTGGTCCGGGTGGCCGACGTGGACACCGATCTGCTGCTGACCGGCTTCGAGCACGAAGAGCCCGAGCTCGGCCGCCGCCTCGCGGACGCCGAGGTGCTGCTGACCGGCTGGGGCTGCCCGCCGCTCGATGCCCCGGCGCTGGAGCGGATGCCGCGGCTGCGCGCCGTGGTGCACGCCGCCGGCAGCGTCAAACACCATGTCACGGAGGCCTGCTGGGAACGCGGGCTGCTGGTCTCCAGCGCGGCCGCCGCCAATGCCGTACCGGTCGCCGAGTACACGCTCGCCGCGATCCTCTTCGCCAACAAGCGGGTCCTGGAGTCCGCCCACGCCTACCGGGCGGCGCGCGGCCCGATCGACCTGCTGCGCCGGTACCCGGCCGTCGGCAACTACCGCCGCACCGTCGGCATCGTCGGTGCCTCGCTCATCGGCCGGCGCGTCATGGAGCTGCTGCGCCCGTTCGACCTGCGGGTCCTCGTCCACGATCCGTACGCCGACCCCGGCGAGCTCGCCGCGCTGGGCGGCGAGACCTGCGCGCTCGACGAACTGCTGCGCCGCAGCGACGTGGTGAGCCTGCACGCTCCCGCGCTGCCGCAGACCCACCACCTGCTGGACGCGTCCCGGCTGGCGCTGATGCCGGACGGAGCCACGCTCGTCAACACGGCGCGGGGGTCGCTCGTCGACACCGCGGCGCTGACCGAGGAACTGGTCGCGGGCCGGCTGCACGCCGTGCTCGACCACACCGAGCCCGAGGTGCTGCCCGCCGGATCCCCTCTGTACAACCTGCCGAACGTGCTGCTCACCCCACATGTGGCGGGTTCGCTGGGCGGTGAGCTGGACCGGCTGGCGGCGACGGCCGTCGAGGAGCTGGAGCGGTACGCGCTGGGGCTGGACTTCCGCTACGCCGTCGACCGGGGCCGGCTCGCCTACTCGGCCTGA
- a CDS encoding LacI family DNA-binding transcriptional regulator, whose amino-acid sequence MAVTLAEVAAHAGVSPATVSRVLNGGYPVAGGTRTRVEQAVEELGYVANGPARALAAATSDLVGVLVHDVADSFFGILAGSLQSALAPTGSGESRRLAVVCNTEGAPEAELAYLTLLEGQRAGGVVLTGGAVEEPGHTAALTARVTRMAAAGAPVVLCGRPPLPVPPALPVATVMFDDRGGAFRLAEHLLSLGHRHIAYIAGPPGLSTTRERLGGHREALGRHDPALPEACAPLTVHAGFERAAGYDAARELLRRGAPFTAVAAANDTVATGVAAALREAGLRIPGDVSVAGFDDLPVCVDTAPALTTVRVPLREAGVLAAQLVTGRRPLPPGGITTLPTELMVRGSTAPPPSGGSRP is encoded by the coding sequence ATGGCGGTGACTCTCGCCGAGGTCGCGGCGCACGCGGGGGTGTCGCCCGCGACGGTCTCGCGCGTGCTCAACGGCGGATACCCGGTGGCCGGCGGCACCAGGACCCGCGTGGAACAGGCCGTCGAAGAGCTCGGCTACGTGGCCAACGGACCCGCCCGCGCCCTCGCGGCCGCCACCTCCGACCTGGTCGGCGTCCTCGTCCACGACGTCGCGGACAGCTTCTTCGGCATCCTCGCCGGATCCCTGCAGAGCGCCCTCGCCCCGACAGGATCCGGCGAGTCCCGCCGCCTCGCCGTGGTCTGCAACACCGAGGGCGCTCCCGAGGCCGAACTCGCCTACCTCACCCTGCTGGAGGGCCAGCGCGCCGGCGGGGTCGTCCTGACCGGCGGCGCGGTGGAGGAGCCCGGACACACCGCCGCCCTCACCGCCCGCGTCACCCGGATGGCGGCCGCCGGCGCCCCCGTCGTCCTGTGCGGACGGCCTCCGCTGCCCGTTCCCCCCGCACTGCCCGTCGCCACCGTGATGTTCGACGACCGCGGCGGCGCCTTCCGCCTCGCCGAGCACCTGCTGTCCCTGGGCCACCGGCACATCGCGTACATCGCCGGCCCGCCAGGGCTGAGCACCACGCGGGAGCGGCTCGGCGGCCACCGTGAGGCGCTGGGGCGGCACGATCCCGCCCTGCCCGAAGCCTGCGCGCCGCTCACCGTGCACGCCGGGTTCGAGCGCGCCGCCGGCTACGACGCCGCCCGCGAGCTGCTGCGCCGCGGAGCCCCCTTCACCGCCGTCGCCGCGGCCAACGACACCGTCGCCACCGGAGTGGCCGCGGCCCTGCGCGAGGCCGGACTGCGCATCCCCGGGGACGTCTCCGTCGCCGGCTTCGACGACCTGCCCGTCTGCGTGGACACCGCCCCCGCGCTCACCACCGTCCGTGTGCCGCTGCGCGAAGCCGGCGTACTCGCCGCCCAGCTGGTCACCGGCCGCAGACCGCTGCCCCCCGGCGGCATCACCACCCTGCCCACCGAACTCATGGTGCGCGGCTCCACCGCGCCGCCCCCGTCCGGGGGGAGCCGTCCGTGA
- a CDS encoding carbohydrate ABC transporter permease, producing MAPFFLLFALVTVAPIGYAAWLSLFREERSGLGFGGARQVFSGIGNYTKALSDPLFLASFRHVAVYCLLYIPVMVGGALVLALLLDSALARARRFFQIAFYLPHAVPGLIAAMVWLYLYTPGLSPVLDVLDSAGISWNFFGRDEALLSVVNISAWQWMGYNMIIFFAGLQAIPRETLEAATMDGAGAVRTAFQVKVPSIRPTLVLTVLFTCVGAVQLFDAPQLLQLRATEMGESWSPTMYVFSAAFKGHDYGLAAASALLLALVAGAASYVVTKLGNRWRSA from the coding sequence ATGGCCCCCTTCTTCCTCCTCTTCGCGCTCGTGACCGTCGCCCCCATCGGGTACGCCGCCTGGCTCAGCCTCTTCCGCGAGGAGCGGTCCGGCCTCGGATTCGGCGGAGCCCGGCAGGTCTTCAGCGGAATCGGGAACTACACCAAGGCCCTGTCCGATCCCCTCTTCCTCGCCTCGTTCCGCCACGTCGCCGTCTACTGCCTGCTCTACATCCCCGTCATGGTCGGCGGCGCCCTGGTGCTCGCCCTGCTCCTGGACTCCGCGCTCGCCCGCGCCCGACGCTTCTTCCAGATCGCCTTCTACCTGCCGCACGCCGTCCCCGGCCTGATCGCGGCCATGGTCTGGCTCTACCTCTACACACCCGGTCTCAGCCCCGTCCTCGACGTCCTCGACTCGGCCGGGATCTCCTGGAACTTCTTCGGCCGCGACGAGGCCCTGCTCTCCGTGGTCAACATCTCGGCCTGGCAGTGGATGGGCTACAACATGATCATCTTCTTCGCCGGGCTCCAGGCCATCCCCCGCGAAACCCTTGAGGCCGCCACCATGGACGGCGCCGGAGCGGTGCGCACCGCCTTCCAGGTCAAGGTCCCGAGCATCCGGCCCACGCTCGTCCTGACCGTGCTGTTCACCTGCGTCGGCGCCGTGCAGCTCTTCGACGCCCCGCAGTTGCTCCAGCTCCGGGCCACCGAGATGGGCGAGTCCTGGTCCCCGACCATGTACGTCTTCAGCGCCGCGTTCAAGGGCCACGACTACGGGCTGGCGGCCGCGAGCGCGCTGCTCCTCGCCCTGGTCGCCGGCGCCGCCTCGTACGTCGTCACCAAGCTCGGCAACCGCTGGAGGTCCGCATGA
- a CDS encoding dihydrodipicolinate synthase family protein, with the protein MSIRLPAQDGGYRLHRPCTDPLAPLVCGPARSRRFYAAAHVVADPLAACAAGPAGPAVDWEATLAFRHRLWAQGLGVAEAMDTAQRGMGLDWPAAAELIRRSAAEARAVGGRIVCGAGTDQLAPGGGHALPEITAAYEEQLAHVEDCGAGAVLMASRALAAAARGPEDYLEVYGRLLRQSAGPVVLHWLGPVFDPELAGYWGNTDLDAATEVFLKVIADCPEKVDGIKVSLLDAEREKDIRRRLPPGVRCYTGDDHHYPELIAGEGAGEPGSDALLGVFDPLAPLAARAGLALDRDDPSGFRELLDPTVALARHLFAPPTRYYKTGVVLLAWLAGYQEHFTMLGGLQSARPLPHLASAYEQADLLGLFPDPELAEDRMRRLLAVYGVAS; encoded by the coding sequence GTGAGCATCCGGCTTCCGGCGCAGGACGGCGGATACCGTCTGCACCGGCCGTGCACCGATCCGCTCGCGCCCCTGGTCTGCGGTCCGGCGCGCAGCCGCCGGTTCTATGCGGCCGCGCACGTGGTCGCCGATCCGCTCGCCGCCTGCGCCGCAGGCCCGGCCGGTCCGGCGGTGGACTGGGAGGCGACGCTGGCCTTCCGGCACCGGCTGTGGGCCCAGGGCCTGGGGGTGGCGGAGGCCATGGACACGGCGCAGCGCGGCATGGGGCTGGACTGGCCGGCCGCGGCGGAGCTGATCCGCCGCTCGGCCGCCGAGGCCCGGGCCGTTGGCGGGCGGATCGTCTGTGGCGCGGGCACCGACCAGCTCGCCCCGGGCGGCGGCCACGCGCTGCCCGAGATCACCGCCGCGTACGAGGAACAGCTCGCGCACGTCGAGGACTGCGGGGCGGGGGCGGTTCTGATGGCCTCGCGCGCCCTGGCGGCCGCGGCGCGTGGCCCGGAGGACTATCTGGAGGTGTACGGGAGGCTGTTGCGGCAGAGCGCCGGGCCGGTCGTCCTGCACTGGCTCGGCCCCGTGTTCGACCCGGAGCTCGCCGGTTACTGGGGGAACACCGATCTCGACGCGGCGACCGAGGTGTTCTTGAAGGTGATCGCCGACTGTCCGGAGAAGGTCGACGGGATCAAGGTCTCGCTGCTGGACGCCGAGCGCGAGAAGGACATCCGGCGCAGACTCCCGCCGGGCGTGCGGTGCTACACGGGCGACGACCACCACTACCCGGAGCTGATCGCCGGGGAGGGGGCGGGGGAGCCGGGAAGCGATGCGCTGCTGGGCGTCTTCGATCCGCTCGCCCCGCTGGCCGCCCGGGCGGGGCTCGCCCTGGACCGGGACGACCCGTCCGGATTCCGGGAGTTGCTGGATCCGACGGTGGCGCTGGCGCGGCACCTGTTCGCCCCGCCGACCCGCTACTACAAGACGGGGGTGGTGCTGCTGGCCTGGCTGGCGGGGTACCAGGAGCACTTCACGATGCTGGGCGGGCTCCAGTCGGCCCGGCCGCTGCCCCATCTGGCCTCCGCGTACGAACAGGCCGACCTGCTGGGCCTGTTCCCCGATCCGGAGCTCGCCGAGGATCGGATGCGCCGGCTCCTCGCGGTGTACGGGGTGGCGTCATGA
- a CDS encoding LacI family DNA-binding transcriptional regulator, with translation MRPHVDQRQAQVLALVRARGSVRVADLAQELGVSPVTLRRDIEAMAARGEIRRMHGVISRVEGGRAAGAAAAARESASVPAGAGAGASAEDRAGAAGLVVGMVVPTTEYYYADVVRGAREVVEARGARLTVGLTRYLPGEDRTQADRLLSTGADGLLLTPNWDAGSPGPGEGAWTAELPVPTVLVERWAPPGHPAAALDRVASDHAHGAATAVQHLVERGHRRIALASRATPTTPRLRAGYEAAVAALGLEPAPPWPAAGADPLSDAELFARTLDYLCEAVTAGGVSAALIHSDTDAIMLIPRLQARGVRVPEDLAVITYDDEVAGLADVPLSAVAPAKREVGARAAGLLLDRLTSAGGEPADGQGGGQGRGEGPRQHVELLPRLTIRS, from the coding sequence GTGAGACCACATGTGGACCAGCGCCAGGCGCAGGTGCTCGCGCTCGTCCGGGCGCGGGGCAGTGTGCGCGTGGCGGACCTGGCGCAGGAGCTGGGCGTCTCGCCTGTCACCCTGCGGCGCGACATCGAGGCGATGGCGGCGCGGGGCGAGATCCGGCGGATGCACGGGGTGATCAGCCGCGTGGAGGGCGGGCGGGCGGCCGGCGCGGCGGCGGCGGCCCGGGAATCGGCGTCGGTGCCGGCGGGGGCGGGGGCGGGGGCCTCGGCCGAGGACCGGGCGGGGGCCGCGGGGCTGGTGGTCGGGATGGTCGTGCCGACCACGGAGTACTACTACGCCGACGTCGTGCGCGGCGCCCGCGAGGTGGTCGAGGCGCGGGGCGCGCGGCTGACCGTGGGCCTGACCCGGTACCTGCCGGGCGAGGACCGGACCCAGGCCGACCGGCTGCTGTCCACCGGGGCGGACGGGCTGCTGCTCACCCCGAACTGGGACGCCGGATCGCCCGGCCCCGGCGAGGGGGCGTGGACGGCGGAGCTGCCGGTTCCGACGGTGCTCGTGGAGCGGTGGGCCCCGCCCGGGCATCCGGCGGCGGCCCTGGACCGGGTGGCCTCCGACCACGCGCACGGCGCGGCGACGGCGGTGCAGCACCTGGTGGAGCGGGGGCACCGGCGAATCGCGCTGGCCAGCCGGGCGACGCCGACGACGCCGCGGTTGCGGGCCGGGTACGAGGCGGCGGTGGCCGCGCTCGGCCTGGAGCCGGCGCCGCCGTGGCCGGCGGCCGGTGCGGACCCGCTCTCGGACGCCGAGCTGTTCGCGCGGACGCTGGATTACCTGTGCGAGGCGGTGACGGCGGGCGGGGTGAGCGCCGCGCTGATCCACAGCGACACCGACGCGATCATGCTCATCCCCCGGCTCCAGGCGCGCGGGGTGCGGGTGCCGGAGGACCTCGCGGTGATCACGTACGACGACGAGGTGGCCGGACTGGCCGACGTACCGCTCTCGGCGGTGGCACCGGCCAAGCGCGAGGTGGGGGCGCGGGCGGCGGGGCTGCTGCTGGACCGGCTGACGTCGGCGGGCGGGGAGCCCGCCGACGGCCAGGGTGGGGGGCAGGGCCGCGGGGAGGGTCCGCGGCAGCATGTGGAGCTGCTCCCGCGCTTGACGATCCGCTCATAA
- a CDS encoding sugar phosphate isomerase/epimerase family protein: protein MSPGGVVNPGAAPARFSLNQETVRQWSMPELVDGCLAAGVGAVGLWRDPVREFGLRETAKLVAGAGLRVSSLCRGGFFTAADPAGRATALEDNRRAVAEAAELGAEALVLVSGGLPAGDRDLVGARRRIVDVLGELVPWAAAHGIRLGIEPLHPMFASDRCVVSTLGQALDIAEQFPARQVGVVADSYHLWWDERLPADLRRAGAGGRIVSVQVADWVTPLPAGVLLGRGQLGDGCIDLRAFRELADSAGYRGPVEVEIFDPGLWARDGGEVLREVIDRYREHVA from the coding sequence ATGAGCCCGGGCGGCGTCGTGAACCCCGGCGCGGCCCCGGCTCGGTTCAGCCTCAACCAGGAGACCGTACGGCAGTGGTCGATGCCCGAGCTGGTCGACGGGTGCCTCGCGGCCGGAGTGGGCGCGGTCGGACTGTGGCGGGATCCGGTGCGGGAGTTCGGGCTGCGCGAGACGGCGAAGCTGGTGGCCGGGGCCGGATTGCGGGTCAGCTCGCTGTGTCGCGGCGGGTTCTTCACCGCCGCCGATCCGGCGGGGCGGGCGACGGCCCTCGAAGACAACCGCCGGGCCGTGGCGGAGGCCGCCGAGCTGGGTGCCGAGGCGCTGGTCCTGGTCTCGGGGGGCCTGCCCGCCGGCGACCGGGACCTGGTGGGGGCGCGGCGGCGGATCGTCGACGTCCTGGGTGAGCTCGTGCCGTGGGCGGCCGCGCACGGGATACGGCTGGGGATCGAGCCCCTGCACCCGATGTTCGCCTCGGACCGCTGCGTGGTCTCCACGCTGGGCCAGGCCCTGGACATCGCGGAGCAGTTCCCGGCGCGGCAGGTGGGGGTGGTCGCGGACTCCTACCACCTGTGGTGGGACGAGCGGCTGCCGGCCGACCTGCGCCGGGCGGGTGCGGGCGGGCGGATCGTGTCGGTCCAGGTGGCCGACTGGGTGACCCCGCTGCCCGCCGGGGTGCTGCTGGGGCGGGGGCAGTTGGGCGACGGCTGCATCGATCTCCGGGCGTTCCGGGAGCTGGCCGACTCGGCGGGCTACCGGGGCCCGGTGGAGGTGGAGATCTTCGATCCGGGGCTGTGGGCGCGAGACGGCGGCGAGGTGCTGCGGGAGGTGATCGACCGCTACCGGGAGCACGTGGCCTGA
- a CDS encoding ABC transporter substrate-binding protein encodes MPFRPSSRLPLLVLTASIASLALLATACGGQAEPGGAGAAGGSPDQPVTLTYWSSSAGAQQTADAFNTTHPNVQVRFSAVPGGPDGAAKLANAVKGGNAPDVATMDYSALPEFASGGNLEDLSGTSGKLVSEKFPEAVQSLVKLGGRTWAVPFDVTPLELFYRKDIFEKHGVAVPRTWDEYKAAAEKIHQADPSVRITNFGGGDPAVLAGLSWQAGARWYGTEGDKWKVAIDDPASKKVAEYWNGLMASGLASKTPLWGEGEAKERSSGQVATVIGAAWTAGTFLANYPDLKGKWGIAPLPTWDGRPATGMYGGTSYIVPKGSKQTKAAVEFITWVTTDPEAIKARLSSLKSPSSALPANAEMRAEAAKLFDTAYFEGQDPYGLAGEAAATIVPGWTWGPVQLQVNSAQNATGADLVKALSEGQSAAEKAIGDRGLGLAH; translated from the coding sequence ATGCCCTTCCGCCCCTCCTCCCGCCTGCCCCTACTCGTCCTGACCGCCTCGATCGCCTCCCTGGCCCTGCTCGCCACCGCCTGTGGCGGGCAGGCGGAGCCGGGCGGGGCCGGGGCGGCCGGCGGCTCGCCGGATCAGCCGGTCACCCTCACCTACTGGTCCTCGTCCGCGGGGGCCCAGCAGACGGCGGACGCGTTCAACACGACGCACCCGAACGTCCAGGTGAGGTTCTCGGCGGTGCCGGGCGGGCCGGACGGCGCGGCGAAGCTCGCCAACGCGGTCAAGGGCGGCAACGCGCCGGACGTCGCGACGATGGACTACTCCGCACTCCCGGAGTTCGCGAGCGGCGGCAATCTGGAGGACCTGAGCGGGACCTCGGGGAAGCTGGTCTCGGAGAAGTTCCCGGAGGCGGTCCAGTCCCTGGTGAAGCTGGGCGGGCGGACGTGGGCCGTGCCGTTCGACGTCACCCCGCTCGAACTCTTCTACCGGAAGGACATCTTCGAGAAGCACGGGGTGGCCGTGCCGAGGACGTGGGACGAGTACAAGGCGGCCGCGGAGAAGATCCACCAGGCCGACCCGTCGGTGAGGATCACGAACTTCGGCGGCGGTGACCCGGCGGTACTGGCGGGCCTGTCCTGGCAGGCGGGCGCGCGGTGGTACGGGACCGAGGGCGACAAGTGGAAGGTCGCGATCGACGACCCGGCCTCGAAGAAGGTGGCCGAGTACTGGAACGGACTGATGGCCTCGGGGCTGGCGTCGAAGACGCCGCTGTGGGGCGAGGGCGAGGCGAAGGAACGTTCATCCGGGCAGGTCGCGACCGTCATCGGCGCCGCCTGGACGGCGGGGACGTTCCTCGCGAACTACCCCGACCTCAAGGGGAAGTGGGGCATCGCCCCGCTGCCGACCTGGGACGGCAGGCCCGCCACCGGCATGTACGGGGGCACTTCGTACATCGTGCCGAAGGGGAGCAAGCAGACGAAGGCCGCGGTGGAGTTCATCACGTGGGTGACCACCGATCCGGAGGCGATCAAGGCGCGGCTGAGCTCGCTGAAGTCGCCGAGCAGCGCCTTGCCGGCCAATGCCGAGATGCGGGCCGAGGCCGCGAAGCTGTTCGACACGGCGTACTTCGAGGGGCAGGACCCGTACGGGCTGGCCGGCGAGGCGGCCGCGACCATCGTGCCGGGCTGGACCTGGGGCCCGGTCCAGCTCCAGGTCAACTCGGCGCAGAACGCGACCGGCGCGGACCTGGTGAAGGCCCTGAGCGAGGGCCAGTCGGCCGCAGAGAAGGCCATCGGGGACCGCGGCCTGGGCTTGGCGCACTGA
- a CDS encoding sugar phosphate isomerase/epimerase family protein, with product MRYAFSTLGLPGAPLDLSAALAAAHGYEGLELRAHPEEPLHPGSPTADRAAGLRTLTAANVAVLGVAGYARVAAPGEDEPVLAELHALVRLAADLEAPYVRVFPGGAEQPEPAADAHAVRRLAAAAPFAERHGVRILLETHDSHRTGAAAARVLDRVGQHGAGALWDVLHTWLAGESPAESRRALDRHLGYVQVKDVASARQLTPLGLGVGVLPLAEAVAAAPREGWLCWEYEKRWYPGAAALPGLLARGREYLEELVARGAETGAQAE from the coding sequence GTGAGGTACGCCTTCTCCACCCTCGGCCTGCCCGGGGCGCCGCTCGACCTCAGCGCCGCCCTCGCCGCCGCCCACGGCTACGAGGGCCTCGAACTGCGGGCCCACCCCGAGGAGCCCCTGCACCCCGGCAGCCCGACGGCGGACCGGGCGGCGGGCCTGCGCACCCTGACCGCCGCCAACGTCGCGGTCCTCGGTGTCGCGGGCTACGCCCGGGTCGCCGCCCCCGGCGAGGACGAGCCGGTCCTCGCGGAACTGCACGCCCTGGTCCGGCTCGCCGCGGATCTGGAAGCCCCCTACGTCCGGGTGTTCCCGGGCGGAGCCGAGCAGCCGGAGCCCGCCGCCGACGCCCACGCCGTCCGCCGCCTCGCCGCCGCGGCGCCGTTCGCCGAGCGGCACGGGGTGCGGATCCTGCTGGAGACGCACGATTCGCACCGGACCGGAGCCGCCGCCGCGCGCGTGCTGGACCGGGTCGGGCAGCATGGCGCCGGCGCGCTGTGGGACGTACTGCACACCTGGCTCGCAGGCGAGTCCCCGGCCGAGTCCCGGCGGGCGCTGGACCGGCACCTGGGCTACGTACAGGTGAAGGACGTGGCGTCGGCGCGGCAGCTCACGCCCCTCGGCCTCGGCGTCGGGGTGCTGCCGCTCGCCGAAGCCGTGGCCGCCGCACCACGGGAGGGCTGGCTCTGCTGGGAGTACGAGAAACGCTGGTACCCCGGCGCCGCCGCGTTGCCGGGGCTGCTCGCGCGGGGCCGGGAGTACCTGGAGGAACTGGTGGCGAGGGGAGCGGAAACGGGGGCTCAGGCCGAGTAG
- a CDS encoding carbohydrate ABC transporter permease — MTASPAAAEAATAATGPGPAPSPATPRRTAPATPARTPRGGALLSRTAVNAALLLVTAYTLMPLAWLVLAATKNRRDLFATGPYAPGDFSLLANLGEVFTYDDGIFGRWLANSLLYTVVGSTLSALTSVACGYAFHAYEFRHKEKLFGVVLAGILVPATVLQLPLYLMASAAGAVNTYGAYLVPALVNPFGVYLARVFAEGYLPDEVLAAARVDGAGELRLFAHVSFPMLWPGFVTIFLFTFTAIWNNFYGALTMLNDERLYPVSLGLFMWNRSVYQQPELYPLVITGSLVAVVPLVLAFLGLQRFWRSGLTAGAVK, encoded by the coding sequence ATGACCGCCTCACCCGCCGCCGCCGAGGCAGCGACCGCAGCCACGGGCCCGGGCCCGGCCCCCTCCCCCGCGACCCCGCGCCGGACCGCCCCCGCGACCCCGGCCCGCACACCACGCGGCGGCGCCCTGCTCTCCCGTACCGCCGTCAACGCCGCCCTCCTCCTGGTGACCGCCTACACCCTGATGCCCCTCGCCTGGCTGGTGCTGGCGGCCACCAAGAACCGCCGGGACCTCTTCGCCACCGGCCCCTACGCCCCGGGCGACTTCAGCCTGCTCGCCAACCTCGGCGAGGTCTTCACGTACGACGACGGCATCTTCGGCCGCTGGCTCGCCAACAGCCTCCTCTACACCGTCGTCGGCTCCACCCTCTCCGCCCTCACCAGCGTGGCCTGCGGTTACGCCTTCCACGCCTACGAGTTCCGGCACAAGGAGAAGCTCTTCGGCGTCGTCCTCGCCGGCATCCTCGTCCCCGCCACCGTGCTCCAGCTGCCGCTGTACCTGATGGCCTCGGCCGCCGGCGCCGTGAACACGTACGGGGCCTACCTGGTGCCCGCCCTGGTCAACCCCTTCGGCGTCTACCTCGCCCGGGTGTTCGCCGAGGGCTACCTGCCCGACGAGGTGCTGGCCGCCGCCCGCGTGGACGGCGCGGGTGAACTGCGGCTCTTCGCGCACGTGTCGTTCCCGATGCTGTGGCCGGGGTTTGTGACCATCTTCCTGTTCACCTTCACGGCGATCTGGAACAACTTCTACGGCGCGCTGACCATGCTGAACGACGAGCGGCTCTACCCCGTCAGTCTGGGCCTGTTCATGTGGAACCGCAGCGTCTACCAGCAGCCCGAGCTCTACCCCCTGGTGATCACCGGTTCACTCGTCGCCGTCGTCCCGCTCGTCCTGGCCTTCCTCGGCCTGCAGCGGTTCTGGCGTTCGGGTCTCACCGCAGGAGCCGTCAAGTGA
- a CDS encoding Gfo/Idh/MocA family protein, protein MNGVTGRMGYRQHLVRSLLALREQGGLDLGDGRVLWPEPVLVGRREPALRAIAEEHGLEHVSTDLAAVLADPEVEIYFDAQVTGAREAAVRQAVAAGKHVYCEKPTALSLASALELARLAAQAGVKHGVVQDKLFLPGLLKLRRLIEGGFFGEILSVRGEFGYWVFEGDWQPAQRPSWNYRAQDGGGIVADMFPHWEYLLHELFGRVRTVQALARTHIGRRWDEEGKPYEATADDAAYGVFELDGGAIAQINSSWAVRVHRDELVEFQVDGTQGSAVAGLRGCRIQHRGATPKPVWNPDLPQTEAFRAQWQEVPDNGPFDNGFKAQWELFLRHVVLDEPWQWDLLAGARGVQLAELGLRSSAEGRRLPVPEVVL, encoded by the coding sequence ATGAACGGCGTGACCGGGCGCATGGGATACCGCCAGCACCTGGTCCGCTCGCTGCTCGCCCTGCGCGAGCAGGGCGGGCTCGACCTGGGCGACGGCCGGGTGCTGTGGCCCGAGCCGGTGCTGGTCGGGCGCCGGGAGCCGGCCCTGCGGGCCATCGCGGAAGAACACGGGCTGGAGCACGTCAGCACGGACCTGGCGGCCGTGCTGGCCGACCCCGAGGTCGAGATCTACTTCGACGCGCAGGTCACCGGGGCCCGCGAGGCGGCGGTCCGGCAGGCCGTGGCGGCGGGCAAGCACGTCTACTGCGAGAAACCGACGGCTCTGAGCCTGGCTTCCGCGCTGGAGCTGGCCCGCCTGGCGGCGCAGGCCGGGGTCAAGCACGGGGTGGTCCAGGACAAGCTGTTCCTGCCGGGGCTGCTGAAGCTGAGACGGCTGATCGAAGGCGGCTTCTTCGGCGAGATCCTCTCCGTACGCGGAGAGTTCGGGTACTGGGTGTTCGAGGGTGACTGGCAGCCGGCCCAGCGGCCGTCCTGGAACTACCGGGCGCAGGACGGCGGGGGCATCGTCGCCGACATGTTCCCGCACTGGGAGTACCTGCTCCACGAGCTCTTCGGCCGGGTCCGCACGGTCCAGGCGCTGGCCCGTACGCACATCGGCCGCCGCTGGGACGAGGAGGGCAAACCGTACGAGGCGACGGCGGACGACGCCGCCTACGGGGTCTTCGAGCTCGACGGCGGCGCGATCGCGCAGATCAACTCCTCCTGGGCGGTCCGGGTCCACCGGGACGAACTGGTGGAGTTCCAGGTGGACGGGACGCAGGGGTCGGCGGTCGCCGGGTTGCGCGGCTGCCGCATCCAGCACCGCGGGGCGACCCCGAAGCCGGTGTGGAATCCCGATCTGCCGCAGACGGAGGCGTTCCGCGCCCAGTGGCAGGAGGTCCCGGACAACGGCCCGTTCGACAACGGGTTCAAGGCCCAGTGGGAGCTGTTCCTGCGCCATGTCGTGCTCGACGAGCCCTGGCAGTGGGACCTGCTGGCCGGTGCGCGCGGGGTGCAGCTCGCCGAGCTCGGTCTTCGGTCCTCGGCGGAGGGCCGGCGGCTGCCGGTGCCGGAGGTGGTCCTGTGA